In the Thermomicrobiales bacterium genome, AGGGTCCGGTGAGCGCGAGACCACGAAAAGTGCGTGCCGATGAGCTGGTTCTCCGGCAGGGGTTAGCCGAGTCGCGATCACGCGCAAAGACGCTGATAGTGGCTGGGGAAATCCGTTCCGGCGATCGCATCATCCTCAAGCCGGCCGAGTTGGTCGACGAGACGCTCCAGCTCGAAGTCCGCGCGAAGCTTCCATATGTCAGCCGTGGAGGCTTGAAGCTCGACCACGCACTCAACGAGTTCGAGATCGATGCGACCGGCATGATTGCGGCTGATCTTGGCGCGTCTACGGGCGGCTTCACGGACTGCCTGCTCCAACGTGGGGCTGCGAAGGTCTACGCGATCGACGTTGGCTATGGTCAGCTCGACTACCGTCTGCGGTCCGATCCGCGTGTCATCGTGATGGAACGAGTCAACGCGCGGTATCTCGAGGCGCTCCCTGAGCTGGTCGACTTCGTCTGCATCGACGTGTCGTTCATCTCGCTCCGATTGATTCTGCCGGTGGCCCGTCGCCTGCTCGGTGGATCCGGCGTCTGCGTCGCGTTGATCAAGCCACAATTCGAAGCCGGGAAAGAGAGCGTCGGAAAGGGTGGCGTCGTGCGCGACCCGAAGGTTCGCCAGCATGTCGCGAGACAGGTTGTCGAGGCAGCGCGGGAGACTGATTTCGCTGTCCGAGGATTGGTTCCGTCGCCCATCACCGGGCCGGCCGGGAATATCGAATACCTGATCTGGATGACGACCGGCCGAGACACAGCGAACGACGTAGATATCGACGAGGTGTTCGAAAGGGGAGATTGGTGAGGGATCCATTCGCTGCCATCGTCGCCGCGCTGAACAACACTGGACATAGCGAGACTCCAATAACGACCGAGGTTCGAATCGACCTCGACCGACGGCGGCGGACCGGCTCTCCGGAGATCGTCTTCGGCCAGAACAAGACGGACGAACAGATCATCCGCGCGTGCGAACGGCTACTTGCCGTCGAGCCGCGAGTGATCGTCTCACGAGTCGGCCGGGAACGAATGGAGCAGCTTGCCAGCGCGCTGGGCGATGTCACGGTCGAGCAGCCGTACCCGGGAGAAACGGTGATCCTCGCCCGTCCAGATGCTCCGATCGTGCGGAGCATTGGCCACGTTGCGGTGATCACTGCCGGGACGTCCGACCTTTCCGCCGCGGGGGAGGCAGCGACCGTCGCCTTCGAGCTCGGCTGCCGGGTCACTGTTGTCGCTGACGTCGGCATCGCCGGGCTCCATCGCCTCGTCCAACCGCTCCGGGATCTCATAGCCGACGATGTCGCAGTCATTATCGTTGCCGCAGGGATGGACGGGGCGCTACCGACAGTCGTGACCGGGCTCGTAGACGTGCCAGTAATCGGGCTGCCGACGTCGGTTGGCTACGGTGTCGCCAGCGGAGGGAACACCGCGCTCGGCACGATGCTATCGTCGTGCACGCCGGGGTTGGCGGTCGTCAACATTGACAACGGCGTCGGGGCCGGGGTCTTCGCGGCGCGAATCGCCCACGCCGCGGCACGCCACAATCAGGGTTCGCGCTGATATCGGCCGGCAGAACGCTGAGCAACAGCGGTCGCGACGGTGAGGGGGTCCGTGCTGCGCGCGAATAGCGACGCGAGGAGACCCTGCGTTTCCGGCTCAAGAAGAACACTGTCGACCTGTGCCGCCAGCCAGCGCCGGGCCAGTCGGGCAATCTCTCTCCGATCTCGCCTGTCGCGTCGGGATCGGCCTTCGCCAGTCTCAGCCAGGAATGCAGCATGTTGCTCGATCTTCTCGATCAGCGTGTCGGTGTTGCGTTGCTCGGTTGCCACCGTCTCGACGATCGGCGCAACCCAGGCGCCATGATCGCCTAGCCGAAGCATCATCCGCAGATCACGAACGAGATCATTCGCGCCTGCGAGATCGGCCTTGTTGACGACCAGGACATCGGCAATCTCGAGCACGCCGGCCTTGATCGTCTGAATCGCGTCGCCCAGCCCGGGCACCTGGAGCAGGAGCGTCGTATCGGCCAACTCGCCGACA is a window encoding:
- a CDS encoding TlyA family RNA methyltransferase; the encoded protein is MSARPRKVRADELVLRQGLAESRSRAKTLIVAGEIRSGDRIILKPAELVDETLQLEVRAKLPYVSRGGLKLDHALNEFEIDATGMIAADLGASTGGFTDCLLQRGAAKVYAIDVGYGQLDYRLRSDPRVIVMERVNARYLEALPELVDFVCIDVSFISLRLILPVARRLLGGSGVCVALIKPQFEAGKESVGKGGVVRDPKVRQHVARQVVEAARETDFAVRGLVPSPITGPAGNIEYLIWMTTGRDTANDVDIDEVFERGDW
- the larB gene encoding nickel pincer cofactor biosynthesis protein LarB, which produces MRDPFAAIVAALNNTGHSETPITTEVRIDLDRRRRTGSPEIVFGQNKTDEQIIRACERLLAVEPRVIVSRVGRERMEQLASALGDVTVEQPYPGETVILARPDAPIVRSIGHVAVITAGTSDLSAAGEAATVAFELGCRVTVVADVGIAGLHRLVQPLRDLIADDVAVIIVAAGMDGALPTVVTGLVDVPVIGLPTSVGYGVASGGNTALGTMLSSCTPGLAVVNIDNGVGAGVFAARIAHAAARHNQGSR
- the meaB gene encoding methylmalonyl Co-A mutase-associated GTPase MeaB; amino-acid sequence: MTRQEELVARFRTGDRAALARLISWVENGQPAGMRALSEVYQLTGNAYVVGITGPPGAGKSTLTNALIRGYRARGKTVAVVAIDPSSVLTGGATLGDRIRMIENFDDPGVYIRSMATRGEMGGLSLAVGAVVHLLDAYGFDIILIETVGVGQDEVDVGELADTTLLLQVPGLGDAIQTIKAGVLEIADVLVVNKADLAGANDLVRDLRMMLRLGDHGAWVAPIVETVATEQRNTDTLIEKIEQHAAFLAETGEGRSRRDRRDRREIARLARRWLAAQVDSVLLEPETQGLLASLFARSTDPLTVATAVAQRSAGRYQREP